One genomic segment of Candidatus Fukatsuia endosymbiont of Tuberolachnus salignus includes these proteins:
- the nqrF gene encoding NADH:ubiquinone reductase (Na(+)-transporting) subunit F yields MEIVLGVVMFTLIVLALTAMILFAKSKLVNTGDISVEINGDAEKSFTAPAGNKLLNMLAGHGIFVSSACGGGGSCGQCRVTIKEGGGDILATELSHISKREAKAGCRLACQVSVKQNLKIDLPEDIFGIKKWDCEVISNDNKATFIKELKLKIPDGEVVPFRAGGFIQIEAPPHQVNYADFSVEEEYRSDWDKFNLFRFQSVVTEPAVRAYSMANYPQERGIIMLNVRIATPPPNKSEAPPGIMSSYIWSLQAGDRVTISGPFGEFFAKDTDAEMVFIGGGAGMAPMRSHIFDQLKRLHSRRKISFWYGARSKREMFYEQDFDQLQAENDNFTWHVALSDPLPEDNWTGYSGFIHNVLLENYLKNHPAPEDCEFYMCGPPMMNAAVINMLKNLGVEDDNIMLDDFGG; encoded by the coding sequence ATGGAAATCGTTTTGGGCGTCGTGATGTTCACACTGATCGTACTGGCATTGACCGCAATGATTTTATTTGCCAAGTCGAAATTGGTGAATACCGGTGATATCTCGGTAGAAATTAACGGTGACGCCGAGAAAAGTTTTACCGCGCCTGCTGGAAATAAATTACTTAATATGCTCGCGGGTCATGGCATTTTTGTCTCATCGGCTTGTGGTGGAGGGGGTTCCTGTGGTCAGTGTCGCGTGACCATAAAAGAAGGCGGCGGTGATATTCTTGCGACTGAACTGTCTCATATTTCGAAACGCGAAGCCAAAGCCGGTTGTCGTTTGGCTTGCCAAGTTAGCGTGAAACAGAATTTGAAGATCGATCTGCCGGAAGATATTTTTGGTATTAAGAAGTGGGATTGTGAGGTTATTTCTAATGATAATAAAGCCACTTTTATTAAAGAACTGAAACTCAAAATACCCGATGGCGAGGTAGTACCATTCCGTGCTGGTGGCTTTATTCAGATTGAAGCGCCCCCCCATCAGGTTAATTATGCTGATTTTTCGGTAGAAGAAGAGTATCGCAGTGACTGGGATAAATTTAATCTCTTTCGTTTTCAATCAGTGGTGACGGAACCCGCTGTGCGCGCCTATTCGATGGCGAATTATCCACAAGAGCGTGGCATTATCATGTTGAATGTCCGTATTGCCACGCCACCACCCAACAAATCGGAAGCACCCCCTGGGATCATGTCTTCTTATATTTGGTCATTACAAGCGGGTGACAGGGTCACTATTTCTGGTCCTTTTGGTGAATTTTTTGCCAAAGACACGGATGCGGAAATGGTGTTTATTGGTGGCGGTGCGGGCATGGCACCCATGCGCTCACATATTTTTGATCAACTTAAACGCTTGCATTCCCGGAGAAAGATCAGCTTTTGGTATGGTGCTCGTTCAAAGCGGGAAATGTTTTATGAGCAAGATTTTGATCAACTACAGGCAGAAAATGATAATTTCACCTGGCATGTTGCTTTATCCGATCCCTTACCTGAAGATAATTGGACAGGTTACAGCGGGTTTATCCATAATGTGCTGCTAGAAAATTATCTAAAAAATCATCCAGCACCGGAAGACTGTGAGTTCTATATGTGTGGTCCTCCGATGATGAATGCTGCGGTTATCAACATGCTGAAAAATTTGGGTGTTGAGGATGATAATATTATGCTCGATGACTTTGGTGGCTGA
- the nqrE gene encoding NADH:ubiquinone reductase (Na(+)-transporting) subunit E, with amino-acid sequence MEHYISLFVRAVFVENMALAFFLGMCTFLAVSKKVSTAFGLGIAVTVVLGISVPANNLVYNLVLRDGVLVAGVDLSFLNFITFIGVIAALVQILEMILDRYFPSLYNALGIFLPLITVNCAIFGGVSFMAQRDYNFPESVVYGFGSGIGWMLAIVALAGIREKMKYANVPAGLQGLGITFITTGLMALGFMSFSGVNL; translated from the coding sequence ATGGAACATTACATCAGTCTTTTTGTCCGCGCGGTATTTGTGGAAAATATGGCATTGGCTTTTTTCCTCGGCATGTGTACTTTTTTGGCGGTGTCAAAAAAAGTTTCAACCGCTTTCGGTCTTGGGATAGCTGTCACTGTGGTGTTGGGTATTTCTGTACCTGCCAATAACCTGGTTTATAACCTGGTGCTGCGTGATGGGGTGCTGGTGGCAGGGGTTGATCTCAGTTTTCTCAACTTTATTACTTTTATTGGTGTGATTGCGGCTTTAGTACAGATCCTTGAGATGATACTGGATCGCTATTTTCCCTCGTTGTATAACGCCTTAGGTATTTTTCTGCCCTTGATCACCGTGAATTGCGCTATTTTTGGTGGTGTTTCCTTTATGGCACAACGTGATTATAACTTTCCTGAGTCGGTGGTGTATGGTTTTGGTTCGGGGATAGGCTGGATGTTGGCGATTGTTGCACTGGCAGGGATCCGTGAAAAAATGAAATATGCTAATGTGCCGGCGGGTTTACAGGGTCTAGGTATCACCTTTATCACCACGGGATTGATGGCGTTGGGTTTTATGTCTTTTTCTGGTGTGAATTTATAA
- a CDS encoding NADH:ubiquinone reductase (Na(+)-transporting) subunit D — MADNQEIKRVLLGPLFDNNPIALQILGVCSALAVTTKLETAVVMTLAVTLVTAFSSFFISLIRHHIPNSVRIIVQMVIIASLVIVVDQILRAYAYEISKQLSVFVGLIITNCIVMGRAEAYAMKSPPIESFMDGIGNGLGYGVVLIAVGFVRELIGSGKLFGMTLLDTVQNGGWYQPNGLFLLAPSAFFIIGLLIWALRTFKPAQIEKGNG; from the coding sequence ATGGCTGATAACCAAGAAATTAAGCGGGTACTCCTTGGCCCGTTATTTGATAATAACCCCATTGCTTTGCAGATCCTTGGTGTTTGCTCGGCGTTAGCAGTTACCACTAAGCTAGAAACCGCAGTGGTTATGACGTTGGCAGTGACGTTAGTGACGGCATTCTCTAGTTTTTTTATTTCGTTAATTCGTCATCACATTCCCAATAGTGTACGAATTATTGTACAGATGGTGATTATTGCCTCGCTGGTGATTGTTGTCGATCAAATCCTGCGTGCTTATGCTTATGAAATTTCTAAACAATTATCGGTTTTTGTTGGCTTGATTATCACCAATTGTATTGTTATGGGGCGTGCAGAAGCCTATGCGATGAAATCACCCCCGATTGAAAGCTTCATGGATGGTATCGGTAATGGCCTGGGTTACGGTGTGGTGTTGATTGCTGTCGGTTTTGTGCGAGAACTGATAGGTTCCGGCAAACTCTTTGGCATGACACTACTCGATACTGTACAGAATGGCGGTTGGTATCAGCCAAATGGATTATTCCTGTTGGCACCTAGCGCCTTCTTTATTATTGGGTTATTGATTTGGGCTTTACGCACGTTCAAACCGGCGCAGATTGAAAAGGGAAATGGATGA
- a CDS encoding Na(+)-translocating NADH-quinone reductase subunit C, giving the protein MANDKVKNNDSIGKTLMVVILLCLVCSVVVAGAAVGLKATQQAQRLLDKQRNILDVVGLLQPKMSKEAVNNLFKTRIVPRLLDLASGDFVNDDPAKFDRVQALRDDQKSIALTAQQDIAGIKRRANRVEIYLVRNQQGQTGKIILPVYGSGLWSMMYAFVALEPDGQTVSGITYYDQGETPGLGGEVENPAWRRLWVGKKLFDTQEQPAIRIVKGSARADDPSTIDGLSGATITSKGVQNTFVFWLGENGFGPFLKKVHQGVLRKGVLKNG; this is encoded by the coding sequence GTGGCGAATGATAAAGTAAAAAATAACGACAGCATTGGCAAAACCTTAATGGTGGTGATCCTGCTGTGCCTAGTGTGTTCTGTTGTTGTGGCGGGAGCAGCCGTTGGTTTGAAAGCAACGCAGCAGGCACAACGTTTACTGGATAAACAACGCAACATTCTGGATGTGGTAGGTTTGTTACAACCCAAAATGAGCAAGGAGGCAGTAAACAATCTGTTTAAGACGCGCATTGTGCCACGCCTATTGGATTTAGCCAGTGGTGATTTCGTTAACGACGATCCAGCAAAATTTGATCGGGTACAGGCGTTGCGCGATGATCAAAAAAGTATCGCACTAACGGCGCAACAAGATATCGCGGGTATCAAACGTCGTGCTAATAGGGTGGAAATTTATTTGGTACGCAATCAACAAGGCCAAACAGGCAAAATTATCTTACCGGTGTATGGCTCTGGTCTATGGTCAATGATGTACGCTTTTGTTGCTCTAGAGCCAGATGGCCAAACGGTTAGCGGTATTACTTATTATGATCAAGGGGAAACGCCAGGGCTGGGAGGGGAAGTTGAGAATCCGGCTTGGCGTCGTTTGTGGGTCGGTAAAAAGTTGTTTGATACGCAAGAACAACCGGCGATTCGGATTGTCAAGGGTAGCGCTCGTGCTGACGATCCTTCCACTATTGATGGTTTATCCGGTGCGACCATTACTTCAAAGGGAGTGCAAAATACCTTCGTTTTCTGGCTGGGTGAAAATGGTTTTGGGCCGTTTCTAAAAAAAGTACATCAAGGGGTTTTGAGAAAAGGAGTATTAAAAAATGGCTGA
- a CDS encoding NADH:ubiquinone reductase (Na(+)-transporting) subunit B, with translation MGLKNFLEKIEPHFEAGGKLEKYYPLYEAAATIFYTQGKVTSGASHVRDAIDLKRMMILVWLAVFPAMFWGMYNIGQQAIPALHHLYGDSQLQQVIAGDWHYRLAQGLGASLVEDAGWISKMLLGAVYFLPIYAVVFVVGGCWEVLFSIVRKHEINEGFFVTSILFSLILPPNLPLWQAALGISFGVVIGKEIFGGTGRNFINPALAGRAFLFFAYPAQISGDLVWNAADGFSGATPLSQWSVNGGQSLLNTVNGQPISWMDAFIGNIPGSTGEVSTLLILMGGAIIIFARVASWWIVAGVMLGMMATAYLFNAIGSDTNPLFAMPWYWHLVLGGFAFGMIFMATDPVSASFTNKGKWWYGALIGVLCVLIRVVNPAYPEGMMLAILFSNLFAPLFDYMVVQANIKRRKARGE, from the coding sequence ATGGGGCTAAAAAACTTTCTTGAAAAAATAGAACCTCACTTTGAAGCGGGTGGCAAATTAGAAAAATATTATCCACTGTATGAAGCGGCGGCGACCATTTTTTATACACAAGGTAAAGTAACGTCGGGCGCATCTCATGTGCGCGATGCTATCGATTTAAAACGGATGATGATTCTGGTCTGGCTAGCGGTTTTCCCTGCGATGTTTTGGGGGATGTATAATATTGGTCAGCAGGCGATACCTGCCTTACATCATCTTTACGGTGATAGCCAATTACAACAGGTGATTGCGGGAGACTGGCATTATCGTTTGGCGCAAGGGTTAGGGGCATCGCTGGTGGAGGATGCGGGCTGGATTAGTAAGATGCTGTTAGGGGCGGTTTATTTTCTTCCGATTTATGCCGTGGTGTTTGTGGTCGGTGGATGCTGGGAAGTGCTGTTCTCCATTGTCCGTAAACACGAAATTAACGAAGGTTTCTTTGTTACGTCGATTCTATTTTCTTTGATCCTGCCGCCGAACTTACCATTATGGCAAGCGGCTCTGGGCATTTCCTTTGGTGTCGTGATCGGCAAAGAGATTTTTGGTGGTACAGGCCGTAATTTTATCAATCCGGCACTGGCTGGACGGGCTTTTTTATTTTTTGCTTATCCGGCACAGATCTCCGGCGATTTGGTATGGAATGCCGCTGACGGTTTCTCTGGTGCGACACCCCTCTCTCAATGGAGCGTTAATGGAGGTCAAAGTCTGCTCAATACGGTGAATGGACAACCTATTAGCTGGATGGATGCTTTTATAGGAAACATTCCTGGTTCTACGGGTGAGGTTTCAACTCTGCTGATTTTGATGGGGGGGGCCATCATCATTTTTGCTCGTGTGGCTTCCTGGTGGATTGTCGCTGGGGTAATGCTGGGTATGATGGCGACGGCCTATCTGTTTAATGCCATTGGTTCGGATACCAATCCGCTGTTTGCTATGCCGTGGTACTGGCATTTGGTACTCGGTGGTTTTGCCTTTGGCATGATTTTCATGGCGACCGATCCGGTATCTGCTTCCTTTACTAACAAAGGAAAATGGTGGTATGGCGCGTTGATTGGTGTGCTCTGCGTGCTAATTAGGGTAGTTAACCCTGCTTATCCAGAGGGAATGATGTTGGCAATCCTGTTTTCTAATCTGTTTGCGCCGTTATTTGACTATATGGTTGTGCAGGCCAATATTAAGCGGAGGAAAGCCCGTGGCGAATGA
- a CDS encoding valine--tRNA ligase — protein MEKSDHSLNTIYDPQKIEQPLYKHWEKQGYFKPNDDSSQESFCIMIPPPNVTGSLHMGHAFQQTIMDILIRYQRMQGKNTLWQVGTDHAGIATQMVVERKIAAEEGKTRHDYGREAFIDKIWQWKEESGGTITHQMRRLGNSVDWQRERFTMDTGLSNAVTDVFVRLYKEDLIYRGKRLVNWDPKLRTAISDLEVENRECNGSMWHLRYPLADGVKTVEGKDYVVVATTRPETILGDTAVAVNPQDPRYRDLIGKTIILPLTGRRIPILGDEHADMEKGSGCVKITPAHDFNDYEVGKRHALPMINILTFDGNIRDQAEVFDTHGEISEQYSQAIPLQFQGLERFSARKAVVAELQQSGLLEQINAHALTVPYGDRGGVVIEPMLTDQWYVRTAPLAKIAIEAVEKGDIQFVPKQYENMYYSWMRDIQDWCISRQLWWGHRIPAWYDQQGNVYVGRDQAEVRFEHQLADDVQLRQDDDVLDTWFSSGLWTFSTLGWPEQTTALKTFHPSTVMVSGFDIIFFWIARMIMLTLHFIKDDSGKAQVPFKTVYMTGLIRDDEGQKMSKSKGNVLDPLDMVDGISLADLLAKRTGNMMQPQLAEKIRKRTEKQFPNGIEPHGTDALRFTLAALASTGRDINWDMKRLAGYRNFCNKLWNASRFVLINGKACTQDDNQENRPSLADRWILAEFNQTVKSYREALDNYRFDLAANILYEFTWNQFCDWYLELTKPILNGGSGAELSTTRHTLIQVLEALLRLAHPIIPYITETLWQRVKGLRGITADSIMLQPFPQFDIHQVDQQALSDLEWIKQVVIAVRNLRAEMSIAPAKPLALLLRGASNEVQRRLQENQPVILSLGRLSSIRLLADGDQEPLSVIKLVAGAEILIPMSGFLDKTNELDRLEKEVVKIDIEMTRITEKLANPDFVARAPQQVVSKERERLATCAQDKEKLLAQQAIVTAL, from the coding sequence ATGGAAAAGAGCGATCATTCCCTCAATACAATCTACGATCCGCAAAAAATTGAGCAGCCGCTCTATAAACATTGGGAAAAACAAGGTTATTTTAAGCCAAATGATGATAGCAGCCAGGAAAGTTTTTGCATCATGATCCCACCACCGAATGTTACCGGTAGTCTACATATGGGGCATGCTTTCCAGCAAACCATTATGGATATCCTCATCCGTTACCAACGTATGCAAGGTAAAAATACTTTGTGGCAGGTGGGTACTGACCATGCAGGTATTGCCACGCAAATGGTGGTCGAACGTAAAATCGCTGCTGAAGAAGGTAAAACACGCCATGATTATGGTCGTGAAGCTTTTATCGATAAAATTTGGCAGTGGAAAGAGGAATCTGGCGGCACCATTACCCACCAGATGCGGCGTCTGGGTAACTCTGTTGACTGGCAGCGCGAACGTTTTACGATGGACACAGGTCTATCAAACGCGGTAACCGACGTGTTTGTCCGTCTATATAAAGAGGATCTTATTTACCGTGGCAAGCGTTTGGTGAATTGGGATCCGAAACTCCGTACGGCTATTTCTGATCTGGAAGTTGAAAACCGTGAATGCAATGGCTCCATGTGGCATCTGCGCTATCCGCTGGCGGATGGCGTGAAAACTGTTGAGGGTAAGGATTATGTGGTGGTCGCGACCACCAGGCCGGAAACCATACTGGGTGATACTGCGGTGGCGGTCAATCCGCAAGATCCACGTTACCGGGATCTCATCGGTAAAACTATCATTTTGCCGCTGACGGGGCGTCGTATCCCAATCCTGGGTGATGAACACGCTGATATGGAAAAAGGCAGTGGTTGTGTAAAAATAACACCCGCTCATGATTTTAACGATTATGAAGTGGGTAAACGTCATGCGCTACCCATGATCAATATTTTGACTTTTGACGGCAATATTCGTGATCAGGCAGAAGTTTTTGATACACATGGTGAAATCAGTGAGCAATACAGTCAGGCGATCCCACTGCAATTTCAAGGGTTGGAGCGTTTTAGCGCCCGTAAAGCGGTGGTCGCTGAGTTGCAACAATCGGGTTTGCTGGAACAAATTAACGCCCACGCGTTGACGGTGCCTTATGGCGATCGTGGCGGTGTGGTGATCGAACCGATGCTTACCGATCAATGGTATGTTCGTACTGCGCCTTTGGCAAAAATTGCCATTGAAGCAGTGGAAAAGGGTGATATCCAATTTGTTCCCAAGCAATATGAAAATATGTATTACAGCTGGATGCGTGATATTCAGGACTGGTGTATCTCGCGTCAACTGTGGTGGGGACACCGTATCCCTGCCTGGTATGATCAACAAGGTAACGTTTATGTGGGGCGTGACCAGGCAGAAGTGCGTTTTGAGCACCAACTGGCTGATGATGTGCAATTACGTCAAGATGATGACGTTCTCGATACTTGGTTCTCTTCTGGTTTGTGGACTTTTTCTACCCTTGGCTGGCCAGAACAAACCACGGCGCTGAAAACATTTCATCCCAGTACGGTCATGGTGAGCGGTTTCGATATTATTTTCTTCTGGATCGCTCGCATGATCATGTTGACCCTGCATTTCATCAAGGATGATAGCGGTAAAGCACAGGTGCCGTTTAAAACCGTCTACATGACTGGCCTGATCCGCGATGATGAAGGGCAGAAAATGTCCAAGTCTAAGGGGAATGTGCTGGATCCCTTGGACATGGTGGATGGTATTTCACTGGCAGATCTGCTGGCAAAGCGTACCGGTAATATGATGCAGCCACAATTAGCGGAAAAAATCCGCAAACGTACCGAAAAACAGTTTCCCAACGGTATAGAACCACATGGTACCGATGCGCTACGTTTTACGTTAGCCGCGCTGGCTTCTACTGGACGTGATATTAACTGGGATATGAAACGGTTAGCCGGCTACCGCAATTTCTGTAACAAGCTGTGGAACGCCAGCCGTTTTGTGTTGATCAACGGGAAAGCCTGTACTCAAGATGATAACCAGGAAAACAGGCCTTCACTGGCTGATCGTTGGATCCTCGCCGAATTCAATCAAACCGTGAAAAGCTACCGCGAAGCACTGGATAACTATCGTTTCGATTTAGCCGCTAATATTTTGTATGAATTCACTTGGAACCAATTTTGTGATTGGTATCTCGAACTGACTAAACCGATACTCAATGGCGGTTCAGGGGCTGAGTTGAGCACTACCCGTCATACCCTGATTCAGGTATTGGAAGCACTACTACGTTTGGCACACCCTATTATTCCTTATATCACGGAAACACTTTGGCAGCGGGTAAAAGGCCTACGAGGGATCACGGCTGATAGCATTATGTTGCAACCTTTTCCACAATTTGACATTCATCAGGTCGATCAACAAGCTCTGAGCGATTTGGAATGGATTAAACAAGTGGTTATCGCGGTACGTAACCTGCGTGCTGAAATGAGCATTGCTCCTGCTAAACCTTTGGCGCTACTGCTACGTGGAGCAAGCAACGAAGTTCAACGTCGATTACAGGAAAATCAGCCCGTGATCCTGTCATTAGGCCGTTTGAGTTCGATCAGGTTACTTGCTGATGGCGATCAAGAGCCCCTTTCGGTGATTAAATTGGTGGCAGGTGCCGAAATTTTGATCCCCATGAGCGGATTTCTCGATAAAACTAACGAGCTAGATCGACTAGAGAAGGAAGTGGTAAAAATTGACATTGAGATGACACGTATCACAGAAAAATTGGCTAATCCCGATTTTGTGGCACGTGCCCCGCAGCAGGTAGTCAGTAAAGAACGTGAAAGATTGGCCACCTGTGCACAAGACAAAGAAAAACTGTTGGCACAACAGGCCATTGTTACAGCGTTATAA
- a CDS encoding DNA polymerase III subunit chi: protein MKNATFYLLSQEKLLSQNKDREQEKPSAELCSYEALACELAAEHWRSGKRILIACENLAQAQRLDEALWQRIPEQFVPHNLAGEGPKQGAPVELAWPERRGNSPRDLLINLLPQLADFAITFHQVIDFVPYEEDLKQLARERYKSYRRVGFHLITATLPT, encoded by the coding sequence ATGAAAAATGCAACTTTCTATCTCCTCTCACAAGAAAAACTGCTTTCTCAAAACAAAGATCGTGAACAGGAAAAGCCTTCTGCTGAGTTATGTTCGTATGAAGCTTTAGCCTGTGAGTTGGCGGCCGAACATTGGCGATCGGGTAAGCGAATACTGATTGCCTGTGAAAATCTTGCACAGGCGCAACGGCTAGATGAAGCACTGTGGCAACGGATACCTGAACAATTTGTACCACATAATTTGGCGGGAGAAGGCCCAAAACAGGGTGCTCCGGTTGAGTTGGCTTGGCCGGAACGGCGTGGAAATTCTCCACGTGATCTGTTAATCAATTTGCTGCCACAGCTTGCAGATTTTGCTATCACTTTCCATCAAGTGATAGACTTCGTTCCATACGAAGAAGATTTGAAACAGCTGGCGCGTGAGCGATACAAATCTTATCGCCGCGTCGGTTTCCATTTGATCACAGCAACGCTGCCAACCTAA
- the arnB gene encoding UDP-4-amino-4-deoxy-L-arabinose aminotransferase, producing MHRGSFLPFSRPAIGEREMTAVVDVLKSGWITTGSQNKQLEANFCQAFGCKHAIAVCSATAGMHITLMALGIGPGDEVITPSQTWVSTLNMILLLGAEPVMIDVDRETLMVSAEDIEAAITPKTKAIIPVHYAGAPCDLEAIREVAMRHGVALVEDAAHAVGTRYKEQWIGAQGTAIFSFHAIKNITCAEGGLIATDNDELAARVRCLKFHGLGVDAFDRQTQGRSPQAEVVEPGYKYNLSDIHAAIAVVQLERLTEINARRQALAQCYQQRLVDVPLQPLGIPNYPHLHAWHLFIVRVDKACCGIDRNHLMNLLKEQGIGSGLHFRATHTQKYYRERYPDVALPNTEWNSARLCSLPFFPDMQDSDVDWVVDTLKKIIGSHHGTN from the coding sequence ATGCATAGAGGTAGCTTTTTGCCTTTTTCTCGTCCGGCTATCGGTGAGAGGGAAATGACAGCTGTTGTTGATGTGCTAAAATCGGGTTGGATCACGACGGGTTCACAAAATAAGCAATTGGAAGCAAATTTTTGTCAAGCTTTTGGTTGTAAGCATGCCATTGCTGTTTGTTCAGCGACTGCGGGTATGCATATTACTTTGATGGCGTTGGGGATTGGTCCGGGTGATGAGGTCATCACACCTTCTCAAACCTGGGTTTCTACCTTGAATATGATCCTGTTATTGGGTGCCGAGCCGGTAATGATCGATGTTGACCGTGAAACGTTAATGGTCAGCGCTGAGGATATTGAAGCGGCTATTACCCCGAAAACCAAAGCCATTATTCCGGTTCATTATGCTGGGGCACCCTGTGATTTGGAGGCTATCAGGGAGGTGGCGATGCGTCATGGAGTGGCACTGGTTGAAGACGCGGCTCATGCTGTCGGCACACGTTATAAAGAGCAATGGATTGGTGCACAGGGTACAGCTATCTTTTCGTTTCATGCAATTAAAAATATCACTTGTGCAGAAGGAGGGCTGATCGCCACAGATAATGATGAACTGGCAGCACGCGTACGCTGTTTAAAATTTCATGGATTAGGCGTTGATGCGTTTGATCGTCAAACACAAGGACGCAGCCCACAAGCCGAAGTTGTCGAGCCAGGGTACAAATATAATCTATCGGATATTCATGCCGCCATCGCCGTTGTGCAGCTAGAGCGTTTGACTGAAATTAATGCGCGGCGTCAAGCTTTAGCGCAATGTTATCAACAGCGACTTGTTGATGTTCCGCTACAGCCACTGGGCATACCTAATTATCCTCATTTACATGCCTGGCATCTCTTTATTGTGCGTGTGGATAAAGCATGCTGTGGCATCGATCGCAATCATCTGATGAATCTCTTAAAAGAACAGGGTATTGGTAGTGGACTGCATTTTCGTGCAACACACACGCAAAAATATTATCGTGAGCGTTACCCAGACGTGGCACTACCCAATACCGAATGGAATTCAGCCAGATTATGTTCATTACCCTTTTTCCCTGATATGCAAGACAGTGACGTCGATTGGGTTGTCGATACATTGAAAAAAATTATAGGTTCACATCATGGTACAAATTGA
- the arnC gene encoding undecaprenyl-phosphate 4-deoxy-4-formamido-L-arabinose transferase: protein MVQIESIKKVSIVIPVYNEQESLPTLIARTSAACKSLSQPYEIILVDDGSTDDSAAILMRVAAQPDDSIIAVLLNRNYGQHAAIMAGFNQVSGDLVITLDADLQNPPEEIPRLVKVAEEGYDVVGTVRANRQDSLFRKTGSRLVNMMIQRATGKAMGDYGCMLRAYRRHIVDAMLRCHERSTFIPILANTFARRTTEITVNHAERAFGDSKYSLMKLINLMYDLVTCLTTTPLRLLSLLGSVMAVSGFTLALLLVMLRLVLGSVWAGDGVFTLFAVLFMFIGAQFIGMGLLGEYIGRIYHDVRARPRYFVEKVVNGQQVENTQEKEQR from the coding sequence ATGGTACAAATTGAATCAATAAAAAAAGTCTCGATTGTTATCCCTGTTTATAACGAGCAGGAAAGCTTGCCTACATTGATTGCCAGAACATCTGCAGCCTGTAAATCACTGTCGCAACCCTATGAAATTATTTTGGTGGATGATGGTAGTACTGATGACTCGGCAGCTATCTTGATGCGGGTGGCAGCACAACCAGACGACTCAATTATTGCTGTATTACTTAACCGCAACTACGGTCAGCACGCTGCTATTATGGCAGGTTTTAATCAGGTCAGTGGTGATTTGGTCATTACTCTGGATGCTGATCTACAAAATCCGCCAGAAGAAATCCCTCGCTTGGTTAAGGTGGCGGAAGAAGGCTACGACGTAGTAGGTACGGTACGTGCTAATCGGCAAGATTCCCTGTTCCGTAAAACCGGGTCCCGCTTAGTCAATATGATGATCCAGCGAGCGACGGGAAAAGCGATGGGCGATTACGGCTGCATGCTACGAGCTTACCGGCGGCATATCGTCGACGCAATGTTACGCTGTCACGAACGCAGCACCTTTATTCCGATCCTGGCCAATACTTTTGCTAGGCGTACCACAGAAATTACTGTTAATCACGCAGAGCGTGCTTTTGGTGATTCTAAATACAGCCTAATGAAGCTGATCAACCTGATGTATGATTTAGTGACCTGTCTGACGACAACACCACTGCGATTACTCAGTTTGCTTGGTAGCGTGATGGCGGTTTCAGGTTTCACTCTGGCTTTATTACTGGTAATGCTGCGTTTGGTTTTGGGATCAGTTTGGGCAGGAGACGGTGTATTCACGTTATTTGCTGTACTCTTTATGTTTATTGGTGCGCAATTTATCGGTATGGGTTTACTGGGTGAGTACATCGGGCGTATCTACCATGATGTGCGGGCCCGTCCTCGTTACTTTGTAGAAAAAGTGGTTAACGGTCAGCAAGTCGAAAATACTCAGGAAAAAGAACAACGATGA